From a region of the Sulfurospirillum tamanense genome:
- the cas2 gene encoding CRISPR-associated endonuclease Cas2: protein MRTYLLCYDVAEPRRLAKVRKICYAHALGGQKSALEAPLRAYELRELTKELTKVIDPQQDRVHCIVVTPKPLCLGKTLSLTMTQGAIIL, encoded by the coding sequence TTGCTCTGTTATGATGTCGCCGAACCTAGGCGTCTGGCAAAGGTTCGCAAAATCTGTTATGCCCACGCACTAGGTGGACAAAAATCCGCCTTAGAGGCTCCTTTGAGGGCTTATGAGCTTAGGGAGTTGACAAAAGAGCTAACAAAAGTCATAGACCCACAGCAAGACAGGGTGCATTGTATTGTTGTCACGCCAAAACCTCTTTGTTTAGGCAAGACCCTTTCATTAACCATGACACAAGGAGCGATAATCCTATGA